The following are encoded in a window of Solidesulfovibrio magneticus RS-1 genomic DNA:
- a CDS encoding NADH-quinone oxidoreductase subunit C, translating to MEFPHCQAVPLAGAAVLPPVLFRREILARVDAGWRMLALFGLPCPGGVGLCCLLGRDADGRLAFLRQVPAESYPSLTPDCPQAHLFEREVHEQWGIVPQGHPWLKPVRFTGCPARPEEPRPAPGVADHFHLRGEEAHEVAVGPVHAGIIEPGHFRFQCSGEDVYHLEISLGFQHRGIEARLIGGPDKRTVHFMETLAGDTTIGHSLAHAALVEALTETAVPARGRAIARIALELERLANHTGDLGAMAGDVGYQPTMAYCGRIRGDFLNLTGLVCGNRFGRGLVRPGGVAFDLDKPIIRELLSRLELTRRAAFGAAELLFLSSTTLARFEGTGRVSAETAREIGLVGPPARACGLPRDARHAFPLPGAGPKDIPMQLHDFGGVYARALVRRLEMEASLDFIHDALIGLPEGPVRQTPAGVLPGGMVAVGLTEGWRGEICHVAVTGDDGRFAAYKVVDPSFHNWFGLAVALRGQQISDFPLCNKSFNLSYCGHDL from the coding sequence ATGGAATTTCCCCATTGTCAGGCCGTGCCCCTGGCCGGCGCGGCGGTGCTGCCGCCGGTGCTGTTTCGGCGCGAGATCCTGGCCCGGGTGGACGCCGGCTGGCGGATGCTGGCCTTATTTGGCTTGCCCTGTCCGGGGGGCGTCGGGCTGTGCTGCCTGCTTGGCCGCGACGCCGACGGCCGGCTGGCGTTCTTGCGCCAGGTCCCGGCCGAAAGCTATCCGTCGCTGACCCCGGACTGCCCCCAGGCCCATCTGTTCGAGCGCGAAGTCCATGAACAGTGGGGCATCGTCCCCCAAGGCCATCCCTGGCTCAAGCCGGTGCGCTTCACCGGCTGCCCGGCCCGGCCCGAAGAGCCCCGCCCGGCTCCAGGCGTGGCCGACCATTTCCATCTGCGCGGCGAAGAAGCCCACGAGGTGGCCGTGGGGCCGGTCCATGCCGGCATCATCGAACCCGGGCATTTCCGCTTCCAATGCTCCGGCGAGGACGTCTACCACCTGGAGATCAGCCTGGGCTTCCAGCATCGGGGCATCGAGGCCCGGCTTATCGGCGGCCCGGACAAGCGCACCGTCCATTTCATGGAGACCCTGGCCGGCGACACCACCATCGGCCACAGCCTGGCCCACGCCGCTCTCGTGGAGGCGCTGACCGAAACCGCCGTGCCGGCCCGGGGCCGGGCCATCGCCCGCATCGCCCTGGAGCTGGAACGTCTGGCCAACCATACCGGCGACCTCGGGGCCATGGCCGGCGACGTGGGCTACCAGCCCACCATGGCTTACTGCGGCCGCATCCGGGGCGATTTCCTCAATCTCACCGGGCTTGTCTGCGGCAACCGCTTCGGCCGGGGGCTGGTGCGGCCCGGCGGCGTCGCCTTTGACCTCGACAAGCCGATCATCCGGGAACTGCTCTCCCGCCTGGAGCTGACCCGCCGGGCGGCCTTTGGCGCGGCCGAGCTGCTGTTCCTGTCTTCCACCACCCTGGCCCGGTTCGAGGGCACGGGACGGGTCAGCGCCGAAACGGCCCGGGAAATCGGGCTGGTGGGGCCGCCGGCCCGGGCCTGCGGCCTGCCCCGCGACGCCCGCCACGCCTTCCCCCTGCCCGGGGCCGGCCCCAAGGACATCCCCATGCAGCTCCACGACTTCGGCGGCGTCTACGCCCGGGCCTTGGTGCGGCGGCTGGAGATGGAAGCGTCCCTGGATTTCATCCACGACGCCCTCATCGGCCTGCCCGAAGGGCCGGTGCGGCAAACGCCAGCGGGCGTGCTGCCGGGCGGCATGGTGGCCGTGGGCCTGACCGAAGGCTGGCGCGGCGAAATCTGCCACGTGGCCGTCACCGGCGACGACGGCCGGTTTGCCGCCTACAAGGTGGTCGATCCGTCCTTCCACAACTGGTTCGGCCTGGCCGTGGCCCTGCGCGGCCAGCAGATTTCCGATTTTCCCCTGTGCAACAAGAGCTTCAACCTGTCCTATTGCGGACATGATCTCTAG
- the murI gene encoding glutamate racemase has protein sequence MHDNNSPIGIFDSGVGGLTVARAVMELLPNEPVVYFGDTARVPYGVKSPDTVARYAAQITRFLLEKNVKLLIVACNTMAAVALPAITNIAPVPVLEVIDAGAASALAATRTRRIGIIATPSTVASQAYEQALARLGGPDVHTVAKACPLFVPLAEEGLTDHPATRLIAAEYLTPLAAENLDTLILGCTHYPLLAPLLADVVGPSVRLQDSATAVARRAAAILDEKGLRHAGPSPRHSFHVTDMPHRFQAIGQRFLGREMADVRLENLDNC, from the coding sequence GTGCACGACAACAACTCCCCCATCGGCATCTTCGACTCCGGCGTCGGCGGCCTCACCGTGGCCCGGGCCGTCATGGAACTTCTGCCCAACGAACCGGTCGTCTACTTCGGCGACACCGCCCGCGTCCCCTACGGCGTCAAATCCCCGGACACCGTGGCCCGCTACGCCGCCCAGATCACCCGGTTTTTGCTCGAAAAAAACGTCAAGCTCCTCATCGTCGCCTGCAACACCATGGCCGCCGTGGCCCTGCCGGCCATAACAAACATCGCCCCGGTGCCGGTCCTGGAAGTCATCGACGCCGGAGCGGCCAGCGCCCTGGCCGCCACCCGCACCCGGCGCATCGGCATCATCGCCACCCCCTCAACCGTCGCCAGCCAGGCCTACGAACAGGCGCTTGCCCGCCTGGGCGGCCCGGACGTCCACACCGTGGCCAAGGCCTGTCCGCTGTTTGTCCCCCTGGCCGAGGAAGGCCTCACCGACCATCCGGCCACGCGCCTCATCGCCGCCGAATACCTGACCCCCCTGGCCGCCGAAAATCTCGACACCCTGATCCTGGGCTGCACCCACTATCCGCTGCTGGCCCCGCTTCTGGCCGACGTGGTAGGCCCATCCGTGCGCCTGCAGGACTCGGCCACGGCCGTGGCCCGGCGCGCCGCCGCCATCCTCGACGAAAAAGGCCTGCGCCACGCCGGCCCCTCGCCGCGCCACAGCTTCCACGTCACCGACATGCCCCACCGGTTCCAGGCAATCGGCCAACGCTTCCTGGGGCGGGAGATGGCGGACGTGCGACTGGAAAATTTGGATAACTGTTAG
- a CDS encoding hydrogenase-4 component E produces the protein MAAIQSLLVALVVVNLAYLAVTRLKTLTRITALQGVLLAATPLAIAGPHGHGLVLSLAVLAIKGIGFPWLVARTLSRLEVNPVVEPYFGFNMSLLAGVGGLLFSLWLESRLPFPPGLFPPLLFPAALTSIFSGLTLVVARRKALTQVIGYLAAENGIFLLGVPLAAQGSVWLELSVLLDVFVAVFVMGIALHHINKTFESIDVGRFCSLRD, from the coding sequence ATGGCCGCGATACAATCCCTGCTCGTCGCATTGGTGGTGGTCAATCTGGCCTATCTGGCCGTCACGCGCCTCAAAACCCTCACCCGCATCACCGCCCTGCAAGGGGTGCTCCTGGCCGCCACGCCCCTGGCCATCGCCGGTCCCCACGGCCACGGGCTCGTTTTGTCCCTGGCCGTGCTGGCCATCAAGGGCATCGGCTTTCCCTGGCTGGTGGCCCGCACCCTGTCGCGCCTGGAAGTCAATCCCGTGGTCGAACCCTACTTCGGCTTCAACATGTCGCTTTTGGCCGGCGTGGGCGGCCTTTTATTCTCCCTGTGGCTGGAGTCGCGCCTGCCGTTTCCGCCCGGGCTTTTCCCGCCGCTGCTCTTCCCGGCGGCGCTGACCTCCATCTTCTCGGGCCTGACCCTGGTGGTGGCCCGGCGCAAGGCGCTCACCCAGGTCATCGGCTATCTGGCCGCCGAAAACGGCATCTTCCTCCTGGGCGTGCCGCTTGCCGCCCAAGGCTCGGTCTGGCTTGAACTGTCCGTGCTCCTGGACGTCTTCGTCGCCGTCTTCGTCATGGGCATAGCCCTTCACCACATCAACAAAACCTTCGAGTCCATCGACGTCGGACGGTTTTGCAGCCTGCGGGACTAA
- a CDS encoding proton-conducting transporter membrane subunit, with protein MLAALPLIPLLAGLMALALPADGPRRWLLVVVGCLHLTLVGTTWVHPPAPAYGGLLELDPLGQLFLTLASLLFTAAAFYAVGYLRHEGAVHEKRDFQDGATFVNAPERVFSLCLCLFLAAMTVVCATRNLSVLWVGIEATTLSSAPLIYFHRHRRSLEATWKYLVICSVGIALALLGNILVSVAFYDPVAPAASMDLAELLPLAPGAAKPWLRAAFIFLLVGYGSKMGLAPMHNWLPDAHSQSPSLVSALLSGALLNCAFLGILRAVQILSPAGLGAFCGELLVLFGLISMVTAAVFIVGLGDYKRMLAYSSVEHMGILALGVGIGGGAAFGAMLHAVNHSLTKGALFLISGNILAVYHTRSCHDARGVSRALPITAALWTAGFLAICGSPPFGLFVSELAILRAMFAGGHGLAATVYVVALAVIFVGMATSVCRMVQGPLPPAVRHPGPERVLSVASPLALLAAALTLGLYVPKGLADVLARAAAAVSLGG; from the coding sequence ATGCTTGCCGCCTTGCCCCTTATCCCCTTGCTGGCCGGCCTCATGGCCCTGGCCCTGCCCGCCGACGGCCCGCGCCGCTGGCTGCTGGTGGTGGTCGGCTGCCTCCATCTCACCCTGGTGGGCACGACATGGGTCCATCCCCCGGCCCCGGCCTACGGCGGCCTGCTCGAACTCGATCCCCTGGGCCAGCTCTTCCTAACCTTGGCCAGCCTGCTGTTTACCGCCGCCGCCTTCTACGCCGTGGGCTACCTGCGCCACGAAGGGGCGGTCCACGAAAAGCGCGACTTCCAGGACGGCGCGACCTTTGTGAACGCCCCGGAACGGGTCTTCAGCCTGTGCCTGTGCCTGTTCCTAGCGGCCATGACCGTGGTCTGCGCCACGCGCAACCTCTCGGTGTTGTGGGTCGGCATCGAGGCCACCACCCTGTCCAGCGCGCCGCTGATCTACTTCCACCGCCACCGCCGCTCCCTGGAAGCCACCTGGAAATACCTCGTCATCTGCTCCGTGGGCATCGCCCTGGCCCTTCTGGGCAACATCCTCGTGTCCGTGGCCTTCTACGATCCGGTGGCCCCGGCGGCCTCCATGGACCTGGCCGAGCTGCTGCCCCTGGCCCCGGGCGCGGCCAAGCCCTGGCTGCGGGCGGCCTTTATCTTCCTGCTGGTCGGCTACGGCTCGAAAATGGGCCTGGCCCCCATGCACAACTGGCTGCCCGACGCCCACAGCCAGTCGCCGTCCCTGGTCTCGGCGCTTTTATCCGGCGCGCTTTTAAACTGCGCCTTCCTGGGCATCCTGCGGGCCGTGCAGATCCTGTCTCCGGCCGGGCTTGGGGCGTTTTGCGGCGAGCTGCTGGTGCTTTTTGGCCTCATCTCCATGGTCACGGCCGCCGTCTTCATCGTGGGCCTTGGCGACTACAAGCGCATGCTGGCCTACTCCAGCGTCGAGCACATGGGCATATTGGCCCTGGGCGTGGGCATCGGCGGCGGCGCGGCCTTCGGGGCCATGCTCCACGCCGTCAACCATTCCCTGACCAAGGGCGCGCTGTTTCTGATTTCCGGCAACATCCTGGCCGTCTACCACACCCGCTCCTGCCACGACGCCCGGGGCGTGTCCCGGGCCCTGCCCATAACCGCCGCCCTGTGGACGGCCGGGTTCCTGGCCATCTGCGGCTCGCCGCCTTTTGGGCTGTTCGTCAGCGAGCTGGCCATCCTGCGAGCCATGTTCGCCGGCGGCCACGGCCTGGCCGCCACCGTCTACGTCGTGGCCCTGGCCGTCATCTTCGTCGGCATGGCCACCTCCGTGTGCCGCATGGTCCAGGGGCCGCTGCCGCCGGCCGTGCGCCATCCCGGCCCCGAGCGCGTCCTGTCCGTGGCCTCGCCCCTGGCCCTTTTGGCCGCCGCCTTGACCCTGGGCCTCTATGTGCCCAAGGGCCTGGCCGACGTCTTGGCCCGGGCGGCCGCCGCCGTCTCCCTGGGAGGATAG
- a CDS encoding respiratory chain complex I subunit 1 family protein, with product MNAWLHILAALVLAPLVPGIVNRVKARLSGRVGKPLLQTYFDLAKLTRKGLVESHTASAMLGVGPAVSLAAICGALCLLPGPASPAPASFAGDFMLAAYCLGLSRLAIILAALDTGSSFEGMGASREAAFSALAEPVLFLALLALAADAPSLSLSGMLGQGLSGALAPERLFVPLLLFILLLTENCRIPVDDPNTHLELTMIHEVMVLDHSGPDMAMISYGAALKLWFFAAAVTLSLLPVQAMAPLAAWAAFLAGVVLVAVAVGLVESSMARLRLLRVPRLLGSAGALAALSLVLTVWR from the coding sequence ATGAACGCCTGGCTCCACATCCTCGCCGCCCTCGTCCTGGCCCCGCTGGTCCCCGGCATCGTCAACCGGGTCAAGGCCCGCCTGTCCGGCCGCGTCGGCAAGCCGCTGCTGCAGACCTATTTCGATCTGGCCAAACTGACACGCAAGGGGCTGGTCGAAAGCCATACGGCCAGCGCCATGCTGGGGGTCGGGCCGGCCGTGTCCCTGGCCGCCATATGCGGCGCGCTGTGCCTGCTGCCCGGGCCGGCCAGTCCCGCCCCGGCCAGCTTTGCCGGCGACTTCATGCTGGCCGCCTATTGCCTGGGGCTGTCGCGCCTGGCCATCATCCTGGCCGCCCTGGACACCGGGTCGAGCTTCGAGGGCATGGGGGCCAGCCGCGAGGCCGCTTTTTCCGCCCTGGCCGAACCCGTGCTGTTCCTGGCCCTGCTCGCCCTGGCCGCCGACGCCCCGTCCCTGTCCCTGTCCGGGATGCTTGGCCAGGGGCTTTCCGGCGCGCTGGCCCCGGAGCGGCTCTTTGTCCCCTTGCTCCTTTTCATCCTGCTTCTCACCGAAAACTGCCGCATCCCGGTGGACGATCCCAACACCCACCTGGAACTCACCATGATCCATGAAGTCATGGTGCTGGACCACTCCGGCCCGGACATGGCCATGATCAGCTACGGCGCGGCCCTCAAACTGTGGTTTTTCGCCGCCGCCGTGACCCTGTCGTTGCTGCCGGTCCAGGCCATGGCCCCCCTGGCCGCCTGGGCCGCCTTCCTGGCCGGCGTCGTGCTGGTCGCCGTGGCCGTGGGGCTGGTCGAATCCTCCATGGCCCGGCTGCGGCTGCTGCGCGTGCCGCGTCTGCTCGGATCGGCCGGGGCCCTGGCCGCCTTGTCCCTGGTGCTTACGGTGTGGAGGTAG
- a CDS encoding proton-conducting transporter membrane subunit: MELFGLSLAFYLLGALASLAFAGRETANRLGPAGAVAGSLVGLAGLALTPASAVAQVTLPWGLPFGSLALGLDPLSRLFLLPVYAVGAAAAVAGVLALADRDPDHAGPDRRGPHWFFFNILLAGLALVMAARDGVVFLIAWEVMSLAPFFLGSLHDDEVEVREAAWTYLVCAHLGAALLIAFFALAMGQAGATGFAALAEAARAGHLTMPSLLFFLAFFGFAAKIGLVPFHVWLPAIYPAAPGHVAALMSGGMINVGLYGLWRALEILPPPAPWQGWTIAGLGLASALLGILAALGQGNLKRLLAYSSVENMGLICLGLGLGLVGLSCANPAMAALGLGGALFHMLCHAGFKSLLFLCASEVLAAVGSARIAHLGGLAKRMPAVGTLFLLAGAGIAGLPPLPGFIGELTLALAMLAGLDLPGLLPRTASAASLAALAAVGGFALAAFAKAGGLAFLGAPRTPAAAKAEAPPRAALLAPLFLAAGLVAAAALAPALLRFVGQAVLAFPGMDPAPARAALEQAAMAARTVGFFGAGIITLAGGLLWLRARAAAAHGRRREPTWGCGYTAPTARMQYGAASFVEPTAKLLAGPMGLTRRLDMDQGLFPKRATLFVVSRDAARDKLFTPLFETVARLCDAAKVVQHGKVHLYILYVLATVVLLLAWKLS, from the coding sequence ATGGAACTGTTCGGACTGTCGCTGGCCTTCTATCTTTTGGGGGCCCTGGCCTCCCTGGCCTTCGCCGGCCGGGAAACGGCCAATCGCCTGGGGCCTGCTGGAGCCGTGGCCGGCTCCCTGGTCGGCTTGGCCGGCCTGGCGCTGACCCCGGCCAGCGCCGTTGCCCAGGTCACCCTCCCCTGGGGACTGCCCTTCGGGTCCCTGGCCCTGGGCCTGGACCCGTTAAGCCGCCTCTTCCTCCTGCCGGTCTACGCCGTGGGCGCGGCCGCCGCCGTGGCCGGCGTCCTGGCCTTGGCCGACCGTGACCCCGACCATGCCGGCCCGGACCGGCGCGGACCGCACTGGTTCTTCTTCAATATCCTGCTGGCCGGGCTGGCCCTGGTCATGGCCGCCCGGGACGGGGTGGTGTTCCTCATCGCCTGGGAAGTCATGTCCCTGGCCCCGTTTTTTCTGGGCAGCCTGCATGACGACGAGGTCGAGGTGCGCGAGGCGGCCTGGACCTACCTTGTCTGCGCCCACCTCGGCGCGGCCCTGCTCATCGCCTTTTTCGCCCTGGCCATGGGCCAGGCCGGAGCCACGGGCTTTGCCGCCCTGGCCGAGGCCGCCCGGGCTGGGCACCTGACCATGCCCAGTTTGCTGTTCTTCCTGGCGTTTTTCGGATTCGCCGCCAAGATCGGGCTGGTTCCCTTCCATGTCTGGCTGCCGGCCATCTATCCGGCCGCGCCGGGCCACGTGGCCGCGCTCATGTCCGGCGGCATGATCAACGTGGGCCTCTACGGCTTGTGGCGGGCCCTGGAAATCCTGCCCCCGCCCGCGCCCTGGCAGGGCTGGACCATCGCCGGCCTGGGCCTGGCCAGCGCCCTGCTCGGCATCCTGGCCGCCCTGGGACAGGGCAACCTCAAACGTCTGCTCGCCTATTCCAGCGTGGAAAACATGGGGCTTATCTGCCTGGGCCTGGGGCTCGGGCTGGTCGGCCTGTCCTGCGCCAACCCGGCCATGGCCGCCCTGGGCCTTGGCGGGGCGCTTTTTCACATGCTGTGCCATGCCGGCTTTAAATCCCTGCTCTTTTTGTGCGCTTCCGAGGTGCTCGCCGCCGTGGGCAGCGCCCGCATCGCCCACCTGGGCGGCCTGGCCAAGCGGATGCCGGCCGTGGGGACGCTCTTTCTCCTGGCCGGAGCCGGCATCGCCGGCCTGCCGCCCCTGCCGGGCTTTATCGGCGAGCTGACCTTGGCCCTGGCCATGCTGGCCGGCCTGGATCTCCCGGGGCTGTTGCCGCGTACCGCCTCGGCCGCTTCCCTGGCCGCCCTGGCCGCCGTGGGCGGCTTCGCCCTGGCCGCCTTTGCCAAGGCCGGCGGGCTGGCCTTTCTCGGCGCGCCCCGCACCCCGGCCGCGGCCAAGGCCGAAGCGCCCCCCCGCGCCGCCCTGCTCGCGCCGCTTTTCCTGGCCGCCGGCCTGGTCGCCGCCGCCGCCCTGGCCCCGGCGCTGCTGCGCTTTGTCGGCCAAGCCGTTCTGGCCTTCCCGGGCATGGACCCGGCCCCGGCCCGGGCCGCCCTGGAGCAGGCCGCCATGGCCGCCCGCACCGTGGGCTTTTTCGGGGCCGGCATCATCACCCTGGCCGGGGGGCTCTTGTGGCTGCGCGCCCGGGCCGCGGCCGCCCATGGCCGCCGCCGCGAGCCGACCTGGGGCTGCGGCTACACCGCCCCCACCGCCCGCATGCAGTACGGCGCGGCCTCGTTCGTGGAACCCACCGCCAAGCTCCTGGCCGGCCCCATGGGCCTGACCCGCCGCCTGGACATGGACCAGGGCCTTTTCCCCAAGCGCGCGACCCTTTTCGTCGTCAGCCGCGACGCCGCCCGGGACAAGCTCTTCACGCCGCTGTTCGAAACCGTGGCCCGACTGTGCGACGCCGCCAAGGTGGTGCAGCACGGCAAGGTGCATCTCTACATCCTCTACGTGCTGGCCACCGTCGTGCTCCTCTTGGCCTGGAAGCTCTCATGA
- a CDS encoding response regulator codes for MTAPTSTPLSLRLHLAGLVAACVLPVWLCAAYLVHYAYTAKKNLIQSHMVEVARNLSLAVDREFAILLAAAEGLATSPALQTGDFPVFRRQVKTLLAGYPASDIIVAEASGQQVFNSYLPEGAPLPKRAVRETVRRVFETGRPGISNLFRGAVTGRYLVSLDMPVWQGAAVGYDLAMTVPVARFDQLLAAERLPAGWTAAVIDAAAVVAARAGQAETWAGRPAGELLAGLETSRDDVAAFETIRLDGEPALAAYDQAEGSGWGVAVAVPRSVLLAEVQGWLWWTGGGVLTLSLGGFLLALALARRIAGSIDTLVPAAEALGQGLPLPQQRFGLAETAAVGEALSRAADLLAARAAERRQAEDARQQVEARLAEREHIFRIVADNSHDWEFWDGPDGLCRWVSPACARVSGHPAEAFLGPGSLTVRDLIHPEDRAAWDAHLDSPEALEAVHEELHFRILRADGRVAHIAHVCGRILGPGGENLGRRGANRDITEQHHHERELRRAKEMADAGSRAKSEFLANMSHEVRTPINGVVGMLQLLETTALTEEQQEYVAMAGRAAGRLSRLLGDILDLSKVESGALVLQQTPFELEELRQAILDVFGPMARNKNLALSVDLAQALPRRVMGDDVRLRQILLNLVGNAVKYTDSGFVHVAVFPGDPDSPPREGAPFEVVFVVADTGRGIPGHKLDSVFSPFVQTDPAAGPQGGVGLGLAIVKRLVELMGGRIHLCSVEGQGTSMRAVVPLTPLPAEAQVPAPTGSQAETASGHVVLVVEDDDMNRMAAQRMLVKLGFTVHTACNGQEALDFLAGQTPQAQPSVDLILMDIQMPVMDGLEATRRIRENADGRFDPLTPIIALTAYAMAGDRERFLQAGLDDHLAKPVKVAEMLDAMKRALDRRAEAARKKA; via the coding sequence ATGACCGCTCCCACCAGCACCCCGCTCTCCCTGCGACTCCATCTCGCCGGCCTTGTCGCCGCCTGCGTCTTGCCCGTCTGGCTGTGCGCCGCCTACCTCGTCCACTACGCCTACACCGCCAAAAAAAACCTCATCCAGTCCCACATGGTCGAGGTCGCCCGAAACCTCTCCCTGGCCGTAGACCGCGAATTCGCCATCCTGCTGGCCGCCGCCGAAGGCCTGGCCACCTCTCCGGCCTTGCAGACCGGTGACTTCCCCGTCTTTCGGCGGCAGGTAAAAACCCTGCTGGCCGGATACCCCGCCTCCGACATCATCGTGGCCGAAGCCTCCGGACAGCAGGTCTTCAATTCCTACCTGCCCGAAGGCGCGCCCCTGCCCAAGCGGGCCGTGCGCGAAACCGTGCGCCGCGTGTTCGAAACCGGCCGACCCGGCATCAGCAACCTCTTTCGCGGCGCGGTCACCGGCCGCTACCTCGTCAGCCTCGACATGCCGGTCTGGCAGGGGGCGGCCGTGGGCTACGATCTCGCCATGACCGTGCCCGTCGCCCGCTTCGACCAACTGCTCGCCGCGGAACGCCTGCCCGCCGGCTGGACCGCCGCCGTCATCGACGCCGCCGCCGTGGTGGCCGCCCGGGCCGGCCAGGCCGAAACCTGGGCCGGCCGGCCGGCCGGCGAACTGTTGGCCGGCCTGGAGACGTCCCGGGACGACGTTGCCGCCTTCGAGACCATCCGCCTCGACGGCGAACCGGCCCTGGCTGCCTACGACCAGGCCGAAGGTTCGGGCTGGGGCGTGGCCGTGGCCGTGCCGCGCAGCGTGCTCTTGGCCGAGGTGCAAGGGTGGCTGTGGTGGACCGGCGGCGGCGTCCTGACCTTGTCCCTGGGCGGGTTCTTGCTGGCCCTGGCCCTGGCCCGGCGCATCGCCGGCTCCATCGACACCCTCGTTCCGGCGGCCGAAGCCCTGGGCCAGGGCCTGCCCCTGCCGCAGCAGCGCTTTGGGCTGGCCGAAACCGCCGCCGTGGGCGAGGCGCTCAGCCGCGCCGCCGACCTGCTGGCCGCCCGGGCCGCCGAACGCCGCCAGGCCGAGGATGCCCGCCAGCAGGTCGAAGCCCGGCTGGCCGAACGGGAACACATTTTCCGCATCGTGGCCGACAATTCCCATGACTGGGAATTCTGGGACGGCCCCGACGGCCTGTGCCGCTGGGTCTCGCCGGCCTGCGCCCGCGTCTCGGGCCATCCAGCCGAAGCCTTCCTCGGCCCAGGCTCCCTGACCGTGCGCGACCTCATCCATCCCGAGGACCGGGCCGCCTGGGACGCCCATCTTGACAGCCCGGAGGCCCTGGAGGCCGTCCACGAAGAACTCCACTTCCGCATCCTGCGCGCCGATGGCCGCGTCGCCCACATCGCCCATGTCTGCGGCCGTATCCTCGGCCCTGGCGGCGAAAACCTCGGACGCCGGGGCGCCAACCGCGACATCACCGAACAGCACCACCACGAACGGGAACTGCGCCGGGCCAAGGAAATGGCCGACGCCGGCAGCCGGGCCAAAAGCGAGTTCCTGGCCAACATGAGCCATGAGGTGCGCACGCCCATAAACGGCGTCGTGGGGATGCTCCAACTGCTGGAGACCACCGCCCTCACCGAAGAACAACAGGAATACGTCGCCATGGCCGGCCGGGCTGCCGGACGGTTAAGCCGCCTGCTCGGCGACATCCTCGACCTCAGCAAGGTCGAATCCGGGGCCCTGGTCCTGCAACAGACCCCCTTCGAACTCGAAGAACTTCGCCAAGCCATCCTCGACGTCTTCGGTCCCATGGCCCGCAACAAGAATCTGGCGCTGAGCGTCGATCTGGCCCAGGCGCTCCCCCGGCGCGTCATGGGCGACGACGTCCGGCTGCGCCAGATCCTGCTCAATCTCGTGGGCAACGCCGTCAAATACACCGACTCCGGCTTCGTCCACGTCGCCGTTTTCCCCGGCGACCCCGACAGCCCTCCCCGGGAAGGCGCGCCCTTCGAGGTCGTCTTCGTCGTGGCCGACACCGGCCGGGGCATCCCTGGCCATAAGCTCGACAGCGTCTTTTCGCCCTTTGTCCAGACCGATCCCGCCGCCGGCCCCCAGGGCGGCGTGGGCCTGGGGCTGGCAATCGTCAAACGACTGGTCGAACTCATGGGCGGACGCATCCACCTGTGCAGCGTCGAAGGCCAGGGCACGTCCATGCGGGCGGTTGTTCCCCTCACCCCGCTTCCGGCCGAAGCCCAGGTTCCTGCTCCGACCGGCAGCCAGGCCGAAACCGCCTCCGGCCACGTCGTATTGGTGGTGGAAGACGACGACATGAACCGCATGGCCGCCCAGCGTATGCTCGTGAAACTCGGCTTCACGGTACACACCGCCTGCAACGGCCAGGAAGCCCTGGATTTCCTGGCCGGCCAGACGCCCCAGGCCCAGCCGTCCGTGGACCTCATCCTCATGGACATCCAAATGCCCGTCATGGATGGCCTGGAGGCCACCCGGCGCATTCGCGAAAACGCCGACGGCCGTTTCGATCCCCTCACACCCATCATCGCCCTGACCGCTTACGCCATGGCCGGCGACCGCGAGCGCTTCCTCCAAGCCGGCCTGGACGACCATCTGGCCAAGCCGGTCAAGGTCGCGGAAATGCTCGACGCCATGAAGCGCGCCCTGGACAGGCGGGCCGAAGCGGCGCGAAAAAAGGCTTGA
- a CDS encoding 4Fe-4S binding protein → MLNILLERLRQGKRTVAFPAAMPPLSPRFRGLPVLADSPCAEGCASCAGACPTGALGADEDGLYLDLGRCILCGTCAELCPGRRVSFSRDHRLASSTRDGLVLRPGGRLPHVAPLEPARRKLFAKSLRLRQVSAGGCNACEADTNVLTTIVFDLGRFGIDFVASPRHADGVAVTGPVTRNMLEATLGTFAAVPDPRVGIAIGTCAISGGLFAGSPETTGGATPHLPVDLYIPGCPPHPLTILDGLLRLLGQQTPPPTA, encoded by the coding sequence ATGCTCAATATCCTGCTTGAACGCCTGCGGCAGGGAAAGCGCACCGTGGCCTTCCCTGCCGCCATGCCGCCGCTGTCGCCGCGTTTTCGGGGCTTGCCGGTCCTGGCCGATTCGCCCTGCGCCGAGGGCTGCGCCTCCTGCGCCGGGGCCTGCCCCACCGGGGCGCTGGGGGCCGACGAGGACGGCCTCTACCTGGACCTTGGCCGCTGCATCCTGTGCGGAACCTGCGCCGAGCTGTGTCCCGGCCGGCGGGTCAGTTTCTCGCGCGACCATCGCCTCGCCTCCTCCACCCGGGACGGGCTGGTGCTGCGCCCGGGCGGCCGGCTGCCCCATGTCGCGCCCCTGGAGCCGGCCCGGCGCAAGCTTTTCGCCAAATCCCTGCGCCTGCGCCAGGTAAGCGCCGGAGGCTGCAACGCCTGCGAGGCCGACACCAACGTGCTCACCACCATCGTCTTTGACCTCGGGCGCTTTGGCATCGACTTCGTGGCCTCGCCGCGCCACGCCGACGGCGTGGCCGTCACCGGGCCGGTGACGCGCAACATGCTGGAAGCCACATTGGGAACCTTTGCCGCCGTGCCCGATCCCCGGGTGGGTATCGCCATCGGGACCTGCGCCATATCGGGCGGACTTTTCGCCGGCAGCCCCGAGACCACCGGCGGGGCCACGCCCCATCTGCCGGTCGATCTCTACATCCCGGGCTGTCCGCCCCATCCCCTGACCATCCTCGACGGCCTGCTGCGGCTTTTGGGGCAGCAGACGCCGCCGCCGACGGCCTAA